A window of Aeromicrobium sp. A1-2 contains these coding sequences:
- the lysS gene encoding lysine--tRNA ligase, with protein sequence MRVRLEKRQQLVDRGEEPYPVVVDRTHTLKQIATAYDAETLGTDTQTGDAVSVAGRVIFVRGTGKLVFVVLREGDGTELQAMLSLAGIGEERLAQFKASVDIGDHLAVTGEVITSKRGELSVMATSWQLAAKTVRPLPNEHSPLSDEARSRMRYVDLIVRPEARDNVRVKAKVLQSLRSTLDAHEFIEVDTPVLQHTNGGAAARPFQTHTNAFDEDMLLRIAIELDLKRALVGGVDRVYEIGKTFRNEGVDNTHNPEFMMLEAYQAYGSYDTMAELTRSLVVNAARAIGKTVVEGRDGSPIDLEGPWRHATVHELVSDATGATVDNDTPVETLLALAAQHEVALQPHWVAGDIVLELYEKLVEHTLIQPTFVRDYPEAVRPLAKKHRTKPGLVEAWDLIINGVELAPAYSELNDPVIQRERLEEQSRLAAAGDPEAMDVDEDFLRALEFGMPPAGGMGMGVDRLVMLLQGIGIREAILFPLSRAE encoded by the coding sequence ATGCGGGTGCGGCTGGAGAAGCGGCAGCAGCTCGTCGACCGCGGCGAGGAGCCGTACCCGGTCGTGGTCGACCGCACCCACACGCTGAAGCAGATCGCCACGGCGTACGACGCCGAGACGCTGGGCACCGACACCCAGACCGGTGATGCCGTGTCGGTCGCAGGTCGGGTGATCTTCGTGCGAGGCACCGGCAAGCTCGTGTTCGTCGTGCTGCGTGAGGGCGACGGCACCGAGCTCCAGGCGATGTTGTCGCTCGCGGGAATCGGCGAGGAACGGCTGGCCCAGTTCAAGGCATCGGTCGACATCGGCGACCACCTTGCCGTCACGGGAGAGGTCATCACGAGCAAGCGCGGCGAGCTCTCCGTCATGGCGACGTCGTGGCAACTCGCGGCCAAGACGGTGCGGCCGCTGCCCAACGAGCACTCGCCGCTGTCCGACGAGGCCCGCAGCCGCATGCGCTACGTCGACCTGATCGTGCGGCCCGAGGCGCGCGACAACGTGCGGGTCAAGGCCAAGGTCCTGCAGTCCCTGCGATCGACCCTGGATGCCCACGAGTTCATCGAGGTCGACACCCCGGTTCTGCAGCACACCAACGGTGGCGCCGCGGCCCGCCCGTTCCAGACCCACACCAATGCCTTCGACGAGGACATGCTGCTGCGGATCGCGATCGAGCTCGACCTCAAGCGTGCGCTGGTCGGCGGCGTCGACCGGGTCTACGAGATCGGCAAGACGTTCCGTAACGAGGGCGTCGACAACACCCATAATCCCGAATTCATGATGCTCGAGGCCTATCAGGCCTATGGCTCGTACGACACCATGGCCGAGCTGACTCGCAGCCTGGTCGTCAACGCCGCCCGCGCGATCGGCAAGACCGTCGTGGAGGGGCGGGACGGCTCGCCGATCGACCTCGAGGGCCCATGGCGGCACGCGACGGTCCACGAGCTGGTCTCCGACGCCACGGGCGCCACGGTCGACAACGACACCCCCGTCGAGACCTTGCTGGCCCTGGCCGCGCAGCACGAGGTTGCTCTGCAGCCGCACTGGGTCGCCGGTGACATCGTGCTCGAGCTCTACGAAAAGCTCGTCGAGCACACGCTGATCCAGCCGACGTTCGTTCGCGACTATCCCGAGGCCGTGCGCCCGCTGGCCAAGAAGCACCGCACGAAGCCGGGGCTCGTGGAGGCGTGGGACCTGATCATCAACGGCGTCGAGCTGGCCCCGGCGTACTCCGAGCTCAACGACCCGGTGATCCAGCGTGAGCGGCTCGAGGAGCAGTCGCGGCTGGCGGCTGCCGGCGATCCCGAGGCAATGGACGTCGATGAGGACTTCCTCCGTGCGTTGGAGTTCGGCATGCCCCCCGCGGGTGGCATGGGGATGGGCGTCGACCGCCTCGTCATGCTGTTGCAGGGCATCGGTATCCGCGAGGCGATTCTCTTCCCGCTGTCCCGCGCCGAGTGA